The Congregibacter litoralis KT71 genome contains a region encoding:
- a CDS encoding DUF2970 domain-containing protein has product MSSNSGENVATPSKEQVLDNGPGAAPEKVSERVSERVSGASSNQVGESAPEPGKHEGQGDNSSHEPLNPMQVLSSVLAAGLGVQSSKNRERDFKQGRAGTFIVAGLLFTALFIGTVYTVVTLVLSNR; this is encoded by the coding sequence ATGAGCAGCAACAGCGGAGAGAACGTGGCTACGCCATCAAAAGAACAGGTTTTGGATAACGGTCCGGGGGCTGCGCCTGAGAAAGTGTCGGAGAGAGTGTCGGAGAGAGTGTCGGGCGCTTCCTCGAACCAGGTTGGAGAAAGCGCACCGGAGCCAGGAAAGCACGAAGGACAGGGAGATAACAGCTCCCACGAGCCTCTGAACCCCATGCAGGTGCTCAGCAGCGTCCTCGCGGCGGGCCTGGGTGTTCAAAGCAGTAAGAATCGTGAACGGGACTTCAAGCAAGGCCGAGCGGGCACGTTTATCGTGGCGGGCCTTTTGTTTACCGCCTTGTTTATCGGGACGGTCTATACCGTTGTGACTCTGGTTTTGAGCAATCGCTAG
- a CDS encoding serine hydrolase domain-containing protein yields MKDRLDSILQKGIDRGAAPGVTAVVVNREGVLYEGGFGERAVGSGVPMTSDTVGKIFSMTKALTAAAAMQLVERGALHLDAPAGDVCPDIGSAEVLTGFDDQGQPITRAPASPVTLRQLLTHTSGYSYHMWDSTLLQWLQTTGSPDISSQQKAALRQPLMFDPGTQWRYGIGLDWAGQLVEAASGMRLEDYFVEHLTGPLDMSDTHFDYNDGMFARTAHIHIRSADGRLSPIPTAQSDEREFDEGGGGLKGTMADFGRFIRMILNDGQLDGIRVLQTETVQAMCRNQIGTLQVLPMESCVPAMSNDGEFFPGDPKTWGLAFQINEVPGYTGRPAGTLMWAGLANSYYWIDRQNGIGGAYLSQILPFADQASSALYFEMETAVYNGL; encoded by the coding sequence ATGAAGGACCGTCTCGACAGTATTTTGCAAAAGGGCATTGATCGTGGCGCCGCTCCCGGCGTTACCGCTGTGGTGGTGAATCGCGAGGGAGTGCTTTACGAAGGAGGATTTGGAGAGCGGGCCGTCGGTAGCGGTGTCCCCATGACGTCGGATACCGTGGGTAAGATTTTCTCCATGACCAAGGCCCTCACGGCTGCCGCGGCCATGCAATTGGTCGAGAGAGGGGCTCTGCACCTCGATGCGCCGGCGGGAGATGTCTGCCCTGACATCGGGTCTGCGGAGGTGCTCACGGGCTTTGATGATCAGGGTCAGCCAATAACCCGCGCCCCGGCATCACCGGTAACCCTGCGTCAGCTTCTCACCCATACCTCTGGATACAGCTATCACATGTGGGATTCAACGCTGCTGCAATGGCTGCAGACAACCGGTTCACCGGATATCAGCAGTCAGCAAAAGGCGGCGTTGCGACAGCCGTTAATGTTTGACCCGGGCACCCAGTGGCGCTACGGCATTGGTTTGGACTGGGCGGGGCAACTCGTGGAGGCAGCCTCCGGCATGCGTCTGGAAGACTACTTTGTCGAGCATCTCACCGGGCCTCTGGATATGTCCGATACCCATTTCGATTACAACGACGGGATGTTTGCCCGCACAGCGCATATTCATATCCGCTCAGCTGACGGGCGTCTGTCGCCGATACCCACGGCGCAATCCGATGAGCGTGAATTTGACGAAGGTGGCGGGGGATTAAAGGGCACCATGGCCGATTTCGGTCGATTCATCCGCATGATCCTGAACGATGGCCAGCTCGATGGAATCCGGGTGTTACAGACGGAAACGGTGCAGGCCATGTGTCGTAACCAGATTGGAACATTGCAGGTACTGCCCATGGAGAGCTGCGTACCGGCGATGAGTAATGATGGCGAGTTTTTTCCCGGCGATCCAAAGACCTGGGGCCTGGCTTTTCAGATCAATGAGGTACCGGGTTACACCGGAAGACCCGCAGGGACGCTGATGTGGGCAGGACTGGCTAACAGCTACTACTGGATAGATCGTCAGAACGGCATCGGCGGCGCCTATCTCAGCCAGATTTTACCGTTTGCGGATCAGGCATCGTCGGCGCTTTATTTTGAGATGGAAACCGCGGTGTACAACGGGCTCTAA
- the metH gene encoding methionine synthase, which yields MTAFFPVTGPLADALSERILIIDGAMGTMIQAEGLAEADYRGERFAKHGGDLKGNNDLLSITRPDVIENIHRAYLQAGADIIETNTFNSTAVALEDYGLQAIARELNETSARIARKAADEVSAETPDKPRFVAGVLGPTPRTASISPDVNDPGARNIDYQTLSEDYAEATRGLLDGNVDLLMIETIFDTLNAKAAIFAIEKVFEERGVRIPVMLSVTFPDVSGRNLSGQSPEAFWFSIAHARPLVVGSNCGRRFQEVRPFLEELSKATDGYFSAHLNAGLPNAFGEYDEAPEVMAMEFKDFAERGFVNLVGGCCGTTPAHIRAIANAVHGIPPRPLPDNPKACQLSGLEPFTFSADSLFVNVGERCNVTGSARFKKLILSGDYEAALDVARTQVEDGAQIIDVNMDEGMLDAKEAMVTFLNLIASEPDISRVPIMIDSSRWEVIEAGLRCVQGKAVVNSISLKAGEEEFLEQAALCQRYGAAVVVMAFDEDGQADTVARRREICQRSWDLLRNRLDFNPDDIIFDPNIFAIGTGIEAHNSYAVDFIEATRWIKENLPGAKVSGGVSNVSFSFRGNNPVREAIHSVFLYHAIRAGMDMGIVNAGQLAVYDELPAELRDAVEDVVLNRRDDSTERLLDLASKYHADGPASVRVEDLAWRDEPVKKRLEYALVKGINGYIEEDAEEARQQADRPIEVIEGPLMDGMNVVGDLFGQGKMFLPQVVKSARVMKQAVAYLQPYIEEEKAEGSTNGKILMATVKGDVHDIGKNIVGVVLQCNNYEVIDLGVMVHCEEILRVAREENVDVIGLSGLITPSLDEMVHVASEMQRTGFSVPLMIGGATTSKAHTAVKIEPNYTNDLVVYVPDASRSVSVASQLLGEQKEGFVSERREEYLQVRERMASRKPKAKRLSYEEALANRAVFDWSAYTPPTPTFTGVRVFKDISLADLVETIDWTPFFITWELAGKYPRILNDDIVGEQARDLFADAQAMLKKIVDENWLEARAAVGFWPAHSDGEDVLLDIDGAPEPTRLHHLRQQTEKANGDPNFSLSDFIAPENDFIGGFCVTTGHGVAKRAAAFEAAHDDYSSIMLKALADRLAEALAEHMHRRVRQEFWAYARDEELTNEDLIKERYRGIRPAPGYPACPDHTEKRTLFDLLDAESLCGVSLSDNYAMEPASSVSGWYFSHPEARYFAVGKIGEDQLESMAARKNSKTAELARWLAPNLD from the coding sequence ATGACAGCCTTTTTCCCCGTAACAGGTCCCCTTGCGGATGCCCTGAGCGAGCGCATTCTTATCATCGACGGTGCCATGGGCACCATGATTCAAGCCGAGGGCCTCGCCGAGGCGGACTACCGCGGGGAGCGCTTCGCCAAGCATGGAGGAGATTTAAAGGGCAACAACGACCTCCTGTCGATTACCCGTCCGGATGTCATAGAAAACATTCATCGTGCTTATTTGCAGGCGGGCGCGGACATCATCGAGACCAACACCTTTAACTCCACCGCCGTGGCGCTGGAGGACTATGGTCTTCAGGCCATTGCCCGGGAGCTGAATGAAACCTCGGCACGTATCGCGCGGAAGGCCGCGGATGAGGTGAGCGCTGAAACGCCCGACAAACCCCGGTTTGTGGCCGGTGTTCTCGGGCCAACACCGCGAACGGCCTCCATCTCACCGGATGTTAACGATCCCGGCGCGCGGAACATCGACTACCAGACCCTCAGCGAAGACTACGCCGAAGCAACCCGCGGTCTTCTGGACGGCAATGTCGATCTCCTCATGATCGAAACCATCTTTGACACGCTCAATGCCAAGGCAGCGATCTTTGCCATTGAAAAGGTGTTCGAAGAGCGTGGCGTGCGTATTCCCGTGATGCTGTCCGTCACCTTCCCGGACGTGAGCGGGCGCAACCTCTCCGGTCAGAGCCCCGAAGCGTTCTGGTTCTCCATCGCCCACGCCCGGCCCCTGGTTGTGGGAAGCAACTGTGGTCGGCGCTTTCAGGAAGTGCGGCCCTTTCTCGAGGAGCTGTCAAAGGCCACCGATGGCTATTTCAGCGCCCATCTCAATGCCGGACTGCCCAATGCCTTCGGTGAGTATGATGAGGCGCCGGAAGTTATGGCGATGGAGTTCAAAGACTTTGCCGAGCGTGGTTTTGTCAATCTGGTCGGGGGTTGCTGCGGCACCACGCCCGCACACATCCGGGCCATCGCCAACGCCGTCCACGGGATTCCGCCGCGCCCGCTGCCCGATAATCCAAAGGCCTGCCAACTTAGCGGCCTGGAGCCGTTTACCTTCTCCGCGGACAGTCTGTTTGTAAACGTCGGTGAGCGCTGCAACGTCACGGGCTCTGCCCGTTTCAAAAAGCTCATTTTGTCCGGCGATTACGAAGCCGCCCTGGATGTGGCGCGTACCCAGGTTGAGGATGGCGCGCAGATTATCGACGTCAACATGGACGAGGGCATGCTCGATGCCAAGGAAGCCATGGTCACGTTCCTGAACCTCATTGCTTCGGAGCCGGATATCAGTCGCGTACCGATCATGATTGATTCCTCGCGCTGGGAGGTCATTGAGGCCGGTTTGCGCTGCGTCCAGGGCAAGGCGGTGGTCAACTCCATCAGTCTCAAGGCGGGCGAGGAAGAGTTTCTGGAGCAGGCGGCACTTTGCCAGCGCTACGGGGCGGCGGTGGTTGTCATGGCCTTTGACGAGGATGGTCAGGCCGACACCGTTGCCCGTCGCCGCGAGATCTGTCAACGCAGCTGGGATCTTTTAAGAAATCGTCTGGATTTTAATCCTGACGACATTATTTTTGATCCGAATATATTTGCCATCGGTACGGGCATTGAGGCTCACAACAGCTATGCCGTGGACTTCATAGAAGCGACCCGCTGGATTAAAGAGAACCTGCCCGGCGCCAAGGTCTCCGGGGGCGTGTCCAATGTCTCCTTTTCGTTTCGCGGCAACAACCCCGTGCGTGAAGCCATTCACTCCGTGTTTCTGTATCACGCGATTCGCGCGGGTATGGACATGGGAATCGTCAACGCCGGGCAGCTTGCGGTCTACGACGAGCTCCCGGCGGAGTTGCGTGACGCGGTGGAAGACGTGGTGCTCAATCGTCGCGACGACAGCACCGAACGCTTATTGGATCTCGCAAGTAAGTACCATGCCGATGGACCGGCCTCGGTCCGCGTAGAGGACCTGGCCTGGCGCGATGAGCCGGTTAAAAAGCGCCTGGAATACGCCTTGGTTAAAGGCATCAATGGCTACATCGAAGAAGATGCCGAAGAAGCGCGGCAACAGGCCGATCGCCCCATCGAAGTCATCGAGGGGCCGCTCATGGACGGTATGAACGTGGTGGGCGACCTCTTTGGTCAGGGCAAAATGTTTCTCCCGCAAGTGGTGAAAAGCGCCCGCGTGATGAAGCAGGCGGTGGCTTACCTTCAACCCTACATCGAGGAAGAAAAAGCCGAGGGCAGCACTAACGGCAAGATTCTCATGGCGACGGTCAAAGGCGATGTCCACGATATTGGAAAAAACATCGTTGGTGTGGTGCTGCAGTGCAATAACTATGAGGTGATTGACCTCGGTGTGATGGTGCACTGTGAAGAGATCCTGCGCGTTGCCAGGGAAGAGAACGTCGATGTCATTGGCCTGAGTGGTCTCATAACACCGTCCCTGGACGAGATGGTGCACGTTGCCAGCGAAATGCAGCGAACGGGTTTCTCTGTGCCGCTAATGATTGGCGGTGCAACAACGTCCAAGGCACACACCGCCGTGAAGATTGAGCCCAATTACACAAACGACCTGGTGGTCTATGTCCCGGACGCATCCCGTAGCGTGTCCGTCGCCTCACAGCTCCTGGGAGAACAAAAAGAGGGGTTTGTCAGCGAGCGGCGCGAGGAGTATTTGCAGGTTCGCGAGCGCATGGCCTCGCGAAAGCCCAAGGCAAAGCGTCTGTCCTATGAAGAAGCTCTCGCGAACCGCGCAGTTTTCGACTGGTCGGCCTACACACCCCCTACTCCTACGTTTACGGGCGTGCGGGTTTTCAAAGATATCTCCCTGGCGGATCTTGTTGAGACCATCGATTGGACACCGTTTTTTATCACCTGGGAACTGGCGGGCAAATATCCACGCATATTGAACGATGACATCGTGGGCGAGCAGGCACGGGATCTGTTTGCTGATGCGCAGGCGATGCTGAAGAAAATCGTCGACGAGAACTGGCTGGAGGCTCGCGCTGCGGTGGGTTTCTGGCCTGCGCACAGCGATGGAGAGGACGTACTGCTGGATATCGATGGCGCTCCAGAGCCCACGAGGCTCCACCATTTGCGTCAGCAAACGGAAAAAGCGAACGGTGACCCGAACTTCAGTCTGAGTGATTTTATAGCACCGGAAAATGATTTCATTGGTGGTTTCTGTGTCACTACCGGCCATGGCGTTGCTAAGCGCGCTGCGGCTTTTGAGGCGGCGCATGACGATTACAGTTCGATCATGCTCAAAGCCCTCGCGGACCGCCTGGCCGAAGCGCTGGCGGAGCATATGCACCGACGCGTACGCCAGGAATTCTGGGCCTACGCACGGGATGAGGAACTCACCAACGAGGACCTGATCAAGGAGCGTTATCGAGGTATTCGGCCTGCGCCGGGGTATCCCGCCTGCCCCGATCACACGGAAAAACGCACTTTGTTTGATCTTCTGGACGCAGAGTCGCTCTGCGGCGTGAGCCTGTCAGACAATTACGCCATGGAACCCGCGTCGTCGGTCAGTGGCTGGTATTTCTCGCACCCCGAAGCCCGTTATTTTGCCGTAGGCAAAATCGGCGAAGATCAGTTGGAATCCATGGCTGCGAGAAAAAACAGCAAGACCGCAGAGCTCGCCAGATGGTTGGCACCCAATCTCGATTGA